The following coding sequences are from one Xiphophorus couchianus chromosome 7, X_couchianus-1.0, whole genome shotgun sequence window:
- the epsti1 gene encoding epithelial-stromal interaction protein 1, protein MDPQPNQVNSRGRNYPRQSAAGASGEEPQARQVDGQTPAVGREPGADRQPQYSGAFTVIPPNQTRRSKNKEMAQKEMEDLQRYREAHRPGPLHLAPERLGGGDVTVAEARQRQFTNQRTSSLQKKLKKEEMEKKKRQEEEEEWQKMKATQREKAERLELRRRQEDERRRERFHSDQTRKNDSFLQSLQREAAPSCGAAHTSSMNKVGDQETEKQTRSMEELQLEHRRVNQAFLDKLECNARGSEVEASSRTGREEERPRLAPDDHRRHAAAGRVSLTHPEPSPERRCSDWTEETDPQADCDWNLMKLVNIFPGCSRDFVQDILTQCNGDYEQACALLGSMLS, encoded by the exons ATGGACCCTCAACCCAACCAAGTGAACTCCAGAGGGAGAAACTACCCGAGGCAGAGCGCAGCGGGAGCGTCCGGAGAGGAGCCGCAGGCCCGGCAGGTGGACGGACAAACCCCCGCGGTGGGGAGGGAGCCAGGGGCAGACCGACAGCCACAGTA CTCAGGAGCGTTCACCGTCATTCCGCCCAACCAGACCCGCCGGAGCAAGAACAAAGAAA TGGCTCAGAAGGAAATGGAGGATCTGCAGAGATACAGGGAGGCACACAGGCCCGGTCCGCTGCACCTCGCTCCAGAAAGGCTGG GTGGAGGGGATGTAACTGTAGCCGAGGCCAGGCAGAGGCAGTTTACCAATCAGAGAACCTCCAGTCTGCAGAAGAAG cttaAAAAGGAGGAgatggaaaagaagaagagacaagaggaggaggaagagtggCAGAAGATGAAGGCCACACAGAGGGAGAAG GCTGAGCGTCTGGAGCTGAGGAGGCGGCAGGAGGACGAGAGGAGGCGGGAGCGGTTCCACTCGGATCAGACCAG GAAAAATGACAGTTTTCTGCAGAGTCTCCAGAGAGAGGCCGCTCCGTCCTGCGGTGCTGCACACACATCGTCCATG aacaaAGTGGGCGAccaggagacagaaaaacagacaagaagtatggaagagctgcagctggaaCACAGGAG GGTGAACCAAGCCTTTCTCGATAAGCTGGAATGTAACGCCAGGGGGTCGGAGGTCGAGGCGAGCAGCCGCACCGGCCGGGAGGAAGAGCGTCCACGTTTGGCCCCTGACGATCACAGGCGACACGCCGCAGCCGGACGCGTCAGCCTGACTCACCCGGAGCCCAGTCCAGAGCGCCGCTGCTCCGACTGGACGGAGGAAACTG ATCCGCAGGCCGACTGCGACTGGAACCTGATGAAGCTGGTGAACATCTTCCCAGGCTGCAGCAGAGACTTCGTCCAGGACATCCTGACCCAGTGCAACGGCGACTACGAGCAGGCCTGCGCTCTCCTGGGCAGCATGCTCTCTTAA